A genomic segment from Saimiri boliviensis isolate mSaiBol1 chromosome 14, mSaiBol1.pri, whole genome shotgun sequence encodes:
- the ZNF607 gene encoding zinc finger protein 607 isoform X1: MACRSITFRDVAIDFSHQEWEYLNLVQKTLYQEVMMENYDNLVSLAGHSISKPDLITLLEQGKEPWMIVREETRGECTDLDSRCEIISDRKMEIYRKHSSVTLPQRIDNGQKPYECKECQKAFSHLTELMVHQRIHSSEEPDQREEFGKAFSHLTDLREHQKIHAREKPYECEECGKVFSYPANLAQHGKVHVEKPYECKECGEAFRTSRQLTVHHRFHYGEKPYECKECGKAFSVYGRLSRHQSIHTGEKPFECNKCGKSFRLKAGLKVHQSIHTGEKPHACKECGKSFRQFSHLVGHKRIHTGEKAYECKECGKGFTCRYQLTMHQRIYSGEKPYECKENGEAFSSSHQFTALHTFESIEKPYKCEECGKAFSVHGRLTRHQGIHSGKKPFECNKCGKSFRLNSSLKIHQNIHTGEKPYECKECGKAFSQRAHLAHHNRIHTGYKPFECKECGKSFRCASYLVIHERIHTGEKPYVCQECGKGFSYSHKLTMHRIVHTGEKPYECKECGKAFSVSGQLTQHLIVHSGKKPFECNQCGKSFRFISVLKAHQNVHSAEKPYECKECGKAFRHATSLIYHDRTHAGEKSYECKECGETFSHASHLIIHERIHTGNTPYECKRCGKAFRCSSYLVRHERVHADGNPYMCEECGKAFNSSHELSIHHRVHTGEKPFKCNKCRRSFRLRSILEVHQRIHI, from the exons ATGGCCTGT AGATCGATAACATTCAGGGATGTGGCCATAGACTTCTCTCATCAGGAGTGGGAATACCTCAACCTGGTTCAGAAGACCTTGTACCAGGAGGTGATGATGGAGAACTATGATAACTTAGTCTCACTGG caGGACATTCCATATCTAAGCCAGATTTAATTACCTTATTGGAGCAAGGAAAAGAACCATGGATGATTGTGAGGGAAGAAACAAGAGGAGAGTGTACAG ATTTGGATTCAAGGTGTGAAATAATCAGTGAtaggaaaatggaaatttataGGAAACACTCATCTGTTACTCTCCCTCAAAGAATTGATAATGGACAGAAACCATATGAGTGTAAGGAATGTCAGAAGGCCTTTAGTCATCTTACAGAACTCATGGTACATCAAAGAATTCATAGTAGTGAGGAACCTGATCAGCGTGAAGAGTTTGGGAAAGCATTTAGCCATCTTACAGACCTTAGAGAACATCAGAAAATTCATGCTCGtgagaaaccttatgaatgtgaagaatgtgggaaGGTCTTCAGTTATCCTGCAAACCTTGCTCAGCACGGGAAAGTTCATGttgagaaaccctatgaatgtaaagaGTGTGGGGAAGCTTTTAGGACTAGCCGTCAACTTACTGTGCATCATAGATTTCATTATGGTGAGAAACCCTacgaatgtaaggaatgtggcaAGGCCTTTAGTGTGTATGGACGACTTAGTCGACATCAGAGTATTCACACTGGTGAGAAGCCCTTTGAATGTAACAAATGTGGAAAGTCCTTTAGGCTCAAAGCAGGCCTTAAAGTACATCAGAgtattcatactggagagaagccaCATgcatgtaaggaatgtgggaagtcCTTTCGTCAGTTTTCCCACCTTGTGGGTCAtaaaagaattcatactggagaaaaagcCTATGAATGCAAGGAATGCGGGAAGGGCTTCACATGTAGGTATCAACTTACCATGCATCAGAGAATTTATTCTGGggagaaaccttatgaatgtaaagaaaatgGGGAGGCTTTCAGTAGTAGCCATCAATTTACTGCACTTCATACATTTGAAAGTATTGAGAAACCTTATAAGTGTgaggaatgtgggaaggcctttagTGTGCATGGACGACTTACTCGACATCAGGGTATTCATAGTGGTAAGAAACCCTTCGAATGTAACAAATGCGGGAAGTCCTTTAGGCTCAATTCATCCCTTAAAATACATCAGAATATTCATACCGGtgagaaaccttatgaatgtaaggaatgtggaaagGCCTTCAGTCAGCGTGCACACCTTGCCCATCATAACAGAATTCACACTGGTTACAAACCCTTTGAATGTAAAGAATGCGGGAAGTCCTTTCGTTGTGCCTCATATCTTGTTATACATGAGAGAATTCATACGGGAGAGAAACCTTACGTATGTCAAGAGTGCGGGAAGGGTTTTAGTTATAGTCATAAACTTACTATGCATCGCATAGTTCATACTGGTGAGAAACCTTacgaatgtaaggaatgtgggaaggcctttagTGTATCTGGACAACTTACTCAGCATCTGATTGTTCACAGTGGTAAGAAACCCTTTGAATGTAACCAATGTGGGAAGTCTTTTAGGTTCATTTCAGTACTTAAAGCCCATCAGAATGTTCATAGTGCTGAGAAACCCTacgaatgtaaggaatgtggcaAGGCCTTTCGTCATGCCACAAGCCTCATATATCATGACCGAACTCATGCTGGTGAAAAGTCCtatgaatgtaaagaatgtggggAGACTTTTAGTCATGCCTCACATCTTATTATTCATGAGAGAATTCATACCGGTAATACACCTTATGAATGTAAAAGATGCGGGAAGGCATTTCGCTGTTCCTCTTACCTTGTCAGACATGAAAGGGTTCATGCTGATGGAAATCCCTATATGTGTGAAGAGTGTGGGAAAGCTTTTAATAGTAGCCATGAACTTAGTATACATCATAGAGTTCATACTGGTGAGAAGCCCTTTAAATGTAACAAATGCAGAAGGTCATTTAGGCTTAGATCCATCCTTGAAgtacatcagagaattcatattTGA
- the ZNF607 gene encoding zinc finger protein 607 isoform X2: protein MACRSITFRDVAIDFSHQEWEYLNLVQKTLYQEVMMENYDNLVSLGHSISKPDLITLLEQGKEPWMIVREETRGECTDLDSRCEIISDRKMEIYRKHSSVTLPQRIDNGQKPYECKECQKAFSHLTELMVHQRIHSSEEPDQREEFGKAFSHLTDLREHQKIHAREKPYECEECGKVFSYPANLAQHGKVHVEKPYECKECGEAFRTSRQLTVHHRFHYGEKPYECKECGKAFSVYGRLSRHQSIHTGEKPFECNKCGKSFRLKAGLKVHQSIHTGEKPHACKECGKSFRQFSHLVGHKRIHTGEKAYECKECGKGFTCRYQLTMHQRIYSGEKPYECKENGEAFSSSHQFTALHTFESIEKPYKCEECGKAFSVHGRLTRHQGIHSGKKPFECNKCGKSFRLNSSLKIHQNIHTGEKPYECKECGKAFSQRAHLAHHNRIHTGYKPFECKECGKSFRCASYLVIHERIHTGEKPYVCQECGKGFSYSHKLTMHRIVHTGEKPYECKECGKAFSVSGQLTQHLIVHSGKKPFECNQCGKSFRFISVLKAHQNVHSAEKPYECKECGKAFRHATSLIYHDRTHAGEKSYECKECGETFSHASHLIIHERIHTGNTPYECKRCGKAFRCSSYLVRHERVHADGNPYMCEECGKAFNSSHELSIHHRVHTGEKPFKCNKCRRSFRLRSILEVHQRIHI, encoded by the exons ATGGCCTGT AGATCGATAACATTCAGGGATGTGGCCATAGACTTCTCTCATCAGGAGTGGGAATACCTCAACCTGGTTCAGAAGACCTTGTACCAGGAGGTGATGATGGAGAACTATGATAACTTAGTCTCACTGG GACATTCCATATCTAAGCCAGATTTAATTACCTTATTGGAGCAAGGAAAAGAACCATGGATGATTGTGAGGGAAGAAACAAGAGGAGAGTGTACAG ATTTGGATTCAAGGTGTGAAATAATCAGTGAtaggaaaatggaaatttataGGAAACACTCATCTGTTACTCTCCCTCAAAGAATTGATAATGGACAGAAACCATATGAGTGTAAGGAATGTCAGAAGGCCTTTAGTCATCTTACAGAACTCATGGTACATCAAAGAATTCATAGTAGTGAGGAACCTGATCAGCGTGAAGAGTTTGGGAAAGCATTTAGCCATCTTACAGACCTTAGAGAACATCAGAAAATTCATGCTCGtgagaaaccttatgaatgtgaagaatgtgggaaGGTCTTCAGTTATCCTGCAAACCTTGCTCAGCACGGGAAAGTTCATGttgagaaaccctatgaatgtaaagaGTGTGGGGAAGCTTTTAGGACTAGCCGTCAACTTACTGTGCATCATAGATTTCATTATGGTGAGAAACCCTacgaatgtaaggaatgtggcaAGGCCTTTAGTGTGTATGGACGACTTAGTCGACATCAGAGTATTCACACTGGTGAGAAGCCCTTTGAATGTAACAAATGTGGAAAGTCCTTTAGGCTCAAAGCAGGCCTTAAAGTACATCAGAgtattcatactggagagaagccaCATgcatgtaaggaatgtgggaagtcCTTTCGTCAGTTTTCCCACCTTGTGGGTCAtaaaagaattcatactggagaaaaagcCTATGAATGCAAGGAATGCGGGAAGGGCTTCACATGTAGGTATCAACTTACCATGCATCAGAGAATTTATTCTGGggagaaaccttatgaatgtaaagaaaatgGGGAGGCTTTCAGTAGTAGCCATCAATTTACTGCACTTCATACATTTGAAAGTATTGAGAAACCTTATAAGTGTgaggaatgtgggaaggcctttagTGTGCATGGACGACTTACTCGACATCAGGGTATTCATAGTGGTAAGAAACCCTTCGAATGTAACAAATGCGGGAAGTCCTTTAGGCTCAATTCATCCCTTAAAATACATCAGAATATTCATACCGGtgagaaaccttatgaatgtaaggaatgtggaaagGCCTTCAGTCAGCGTGCACACCTTGCCCATCATAACAGAATTCACACTGGTTACAAACCCTTTGAATGTAAAGAATGCGGGAAGTCCTTTCGTTGTGCCTCATATCTTGTTATACATGAGAGAATTCATACGGGAGAGAAACCTTACGTATGTCAAGAGTGCGGGAAGGGTTTTAGTTATAGTCATAAACTTACTATGCATCGCATAGTTCATACTGGTGAGAAACCTTacgaatgtaaggaatgtgggaaggcctttagTGTATCTGGACAACTTACTCAGCATCTGATTGTTCACAGTGGTAAGAAACCCTTTGAATGTAACCAATGTGGGAAGTCTTTTAGGTTCATTTCAGTACTTAAAGCCCATCAGAATGTTCATAGTGCTGAGAAACCCTacgaatgtaaggaatgtggcaAGGCCTTTCGTCATGCCACAAGCCTCATATATCATGACCGAACTCATGCTGGTGAAAAGTCCtatgaatgtaaagaatgtggggAGACTTTTAGTCATGCCTCACATCTTATTATTCATGAGAGAATTCATACCGGTAATACACCTTATGAATGTAAAAGATGCGGGAAGGCATTTCGCTGTTCCTCTTACCTTGTCAGACATGAAAGGGTTCATGCTGATGGAAATCCCTATATGTGTGAAGAGTGTGGGAAAGCTTTTAATAGTAGCCATGAACTTAGTATACATCATAGAGTTCATACTGGTGAGAAGCCCTTTAAATGTAACAAATGCAGAAGGTCATTTAGGCTTAGATCCATCCTTGAAgtacatcagagaattcatattTGA
- the ZNF607 gene encoding zinc finger protein 607 isoform X3: MIVREETRGECTDLDSRCEIISDRKMEIYRKHSSVTLPQRIDNGQKPYECKECQKAFSHLTELMVHQRIHSSEEPDQREEFGKAFSHLTDLREHQKIHAREKPYECEECGKVFSYPANLAQHGKVHVEKPYECKECGEAFRTSRQLTVHHRFHYGEKPYECKECGKAFSVYGRLSRHQSIHTGEKPFECNKCGKSFRLKAGLKVHQSIHTGEKPHACKECGKSFRQFSHLVGHKRIHTGEKAYECKECGKGFTCRYQLTMHQRIYSGEKPYECKENGEAFSSSHQFTALHTFESIEKPYKCEECGKAFSVHGRLTRHQGIHSGKKPFECNKCGKSFRLNSSLKIHQNIHTGEKPYECKECGKAFSQRAHLAHHNRIHTGYKPFECKECGKSFRCASYLVIHERIHTGEKPYVCQECGKGFSYSHKLTMHRIVHTGEKPYECKECGKAFSVSGQLTQHLIVHSGKKPFECNQCGKSFRFISVLKAHQNVHSAEKPYECKECGKAFRHATSLIYHDRTHAGEKSYECKECGETFSHASHLIIHERIHTGNTPYECKRCGKAFRCSSYLVRHERVHADGNPYMCEECGKAFNSSHELSIHHRVHTGEKPFKCNKCRRSFRLRSILEVHQRIHI, translated from the exons ATGATTGTGAGGGAAGAAACAAGAGGAGAGTGTACAG ATTTGGATTCAAGGTGTGAAATAATCAGTGAtaggaaaatggaaatttataGGAAACACTCATCTGTTACTCTCCCTCAAAGAATTGATAATGGACAGAAACCATATGAGTGTAAGGAATGTCAGAAGGCCTTTAGTCATCTTACAGAACTCATGGTACATCAAAGAATTCATAGTAGTGAGGAACCTGATCAGCGTGAAGAGTTTGGGAAAGCATTTAGCCATCTTACAGACCTTAGAGAACATCAGAAAATTCATGCTCGtgagaaaccttatgaatgtgaagaatgtgggaaGGTCTTCAGTTATCCTGCAAACCTTGCTCAGCACGGGAAAGTTCATGttgagaaaccctatgaatgtaaagaGTGTGGGGAAGCTTTTAGGACTAGCCGTCAACTTACTGTGCATCATAGATTTCATTATGGTGAGAAACCCTacgaatgtaaggaatgtggcaAGGCCTTTAGTGTGTATGGACGACTTAGTCGACATCAGAGTATTCACACTGGTGAGAAGCCCTTTGAATGTAACAAATGTGGAAAGTCCTTTAGGCTCAAAGCAGGCCTTAAAGTACATCAGAgtattcatactggagagaagccaCATgcatgtaaggaatgtgggaagtcCTTTCGTCAGTTTTCCCACCTTGTGGGTCAtaaaagaattcatactggagaaaaagcCTATGAATGCAAGGAATGCGGGAAGGGCTTCACATGTAGGTATCAACTTACCATGCATCAGAGAATTTATTCTGGggagaaaccttatgaatgtaaagaaaatgGGGAGGCTTTCAGTAGTAGCCATCAATTTACTGCACTTCATACATTTGAAAGTATTGAGAAACCTTATAAGTGTgaggaatgtgggaaggcctttagTGTGCATGGACGACTTACTCGACATCAGGGTATTCATAGTGGTAAGAAACCCTTCGAATGTAACAAATGCGGGAAGTCCTTTAGGCTCAATTCATCCCTTAAAATACATCAGAATATTCATACCGGtgagaaaccttatgaatgtaaggaatgtggaaagGCCTTCAGTCAGCGTGCACACCTTGCCCATCATAACAGAATTCACACTGGTTACAAACCCTTTGAATGTAAAGAATGCGGGAAGTCCTTTCGTTGTGCCTCATATCTTGTTATACATGAGAGAATTCATACGGGAGAGAAACCTTACGTATGTCAAGAGTGCGGGAAGGGTTTTAGTTATAGTCATAAACTTACTATGCATCGCATAGTTCATACTGGTGAGAAACCTTacgaatgtaaggaatgtgggaaggcctttagTGTATCTGGACAACTTACTCAGCATCTGATTGTTCACAGTGGTAAGAAACCCTTTGAATGTAACCAATGTGGGAAGTCTTTTAGGTTCATTTCAGTACTTAAAGCCCATCAGAATGTTCATAGTGCTGAGAAACCCTacgaatgtaaggaatgtggcaAGGCCTTTCGTCATGCCACAAGCCTCATATATCATGACCGAACTCATGCTGGTGAAAAGTCCtatgaatgtaaagaatgtggggAGACTTTTAGTCATGCCTCACATCTTATTATTCATGAGAGAATTCATACCGGTAATACACCTTATGAATGTAAAAGATGCGGGAAGGCATTTCGCTGTTCCTCTTACCTTGTCAGACATGAAAGGGTTCATGCTGATGGAAATCCCTATATGTGTGAAGAGTGTGGGAAAGCTTTTAATAGTAGCCATGAACTTAGTATACATCATAGAGTTCATACTGGTGAGAAGCCCTTTAAATGTAACAAATGCAGAAGGTCATTTAGGCTTAGATCCATCCTTGAAgtacatcagagaattcatattTGA